Proteins found in one Cobetia sp. L2A1 genomic segment:
- a CDS encoding ketopantoate reductase family protein, producing the protein MTTPPSSETKTARHRQSTEAVTPRGGRLWIIGPGAIGRLLAVRIASARAGDLASQGKSSLPEILLIGRQAPSSQETSIEMTTPSGELVIQKITNSSIGSMEYLPKETPMAIWITTKAYGVEDAWATLQQHISSSTPITCWQNGLSAQPWLAEQHSGLLCASTTEGAWLPESHSPQRLPVQHAGHGQTWLGPWATTGMASAASIVDAHQQIDWLTRAGFSSNTADNMQEHLWHKLAINAAINPLVARYRIRNGQLRDRPFSLLVRQAVSEISAVLNAKQISPPPQGWQALIDDVIRTTANNRASMLQDVLAGRPTEIAAILGPIRSTAAQYGLQLPLLDQLYRELN; encoded by the coding sequence ATGACAACACCTCCCTCATCTGAAACGAAGACTGCTCGTCACCGTCAGTCTACTGAGGCGGTGACTCCTCGGGGCGGCCGGTTGTGGATTATCGGCCCCGGGGCCATCGGGCGCTTGCTGGCAGTACGTATCGCAAGTGCTCGCGCTGGCGACCTCGCATCCCAGGGAAAGTCATCGCTCCCCGAGATTCTATTGATCGGAAGACAAGCACCATCCTCCCAAGAAACATCAATAGAGATGACCACGCCATCAGGTGAATTAGTTATCCAAAAGATAACTAATTCAAGCATAGGCAGCATGGAGTATCTACCAAAAGAAACACCCATGGCGATCTGGATAACCACAAAGGCATACGGGGTGGAAGATGCCTGGGCAACACTGCAACAGCATATCTCCTCCAGCACACCCATCACCTGCTGGCAGAATGGCCTTAGCGCACAACCTTGGCTCGCCGAGCAGCATTCTGGCCTGCTATGTGCCAGTACGACAGAAGGCGCCTGGCTGCCGGAATCACACTCGCCTCAGAGACTTCCGGTTCAACATGCAGGTCATGGCCAGACTTGGCTCGGCCCGTGGGCAACGACTGGAATGGCGTCAGCTGCCTCCATCGTCGACGCTCATCAACAGATCGACTGGCTGACGAGAGCGGGATTCAGCAGTAATACCGCAGATAACATGCAGGAGCATCTGTGGCACAAGCTGGCCATCAATGCGGCGATCAATCCACTGGTGGCGCGCTACAGGATTCGCAATGGCCAACTGCGTGATCGCCCTTTCTCATTGCTGGTACGCCAGGCTGTCAGTGAAATAAGCGCCGTACTGAATGCCAAGCAGATCTCGCCGCCACCCCAAGGGTGGCAAGCATTGATTGATGATGTGATTCGCACCACCGCCAACAATCGCGCCTCAATGTTGCAAGATGTATTGGCCGGGCGGCCGACCGAGATAGCGGCAATTCTCGGCCCAATACGCTCGACAGCCGCTCAATATGGCTTGCAGCTACCGTTGCTGGACCAACTCTATCGCGAGCTGAACTGA